The proteins below come from a single Bactrocera dorsalis isolate Fly_Bdor chromosome 5, ASM2337382v1, whole genome shotgun sequence genomic window:
- the LOC105231403 gene encoding uncharacterized protein LOC105231403: MRSLFLIIACLQLFTVIQCSLTDEGIGVKGTNKYNSFGTARVNLENGTVIKYGVIIITPCLVVTVADACNDSKAMEIWSGQRNCSTYEQLRLVSETYVQEDLCVAVTTKPFAFTGATQPAGTDFVDCSTENVTAVGCAPPYETINTATFNHFPLQACKDYYNDTTLGADVYCAECPIPASTCSAPRGNPIYCNGKAFGISNKVHPEKCATGGLVQFTLLSPYEEFIIEVFEKTQQKCNEQMICQD; the protein is encoded by the exons atgaGGTCTCTTTTCTTGATCATTGCGTGTTTGCAATTATTCACAGTAATTCAATGTTCTCTGACTGACGAGGGAATCGGGGTAAAAGGGACAAATAAGTATAACTCGTTTGGTACTGCTCGAGTTAACCTAGAGAATGGCACGGTAATCAAATACGGCGTAATAATTATAACACCATGTTTAGTAGTAACCGTTGCTGACGCTTGCAATGA TTCAAAGGCAATGGAAATATGGAGTggacaaagaaattgttcaaccTACGAGCAACTTCGGCTAGTCAGTGAAACATATGTACAGGAAGATTTGTGCGTGGCGGTCACAACCAAACCGTTTGCCTTTACTGGAGCTACTCAACCAGCAGGCACTGATTTCGTTGACTGTTCTACTGAAAATGTCACAGCTGTGGGGTGTGCCCCTCCTTATGAAACAATAAATACAGCAACATTCAATCATTTTCCTCTACAGGCTTGCAAAGATTACTATAACGACACTACCTTAGGTGCAGATGTTTATTGTGCCGAATGTCCTATTCCGGCCTCCACATGTTCGGCTCCTCGCGGTAATCCAATTTACTGCAATGGAAAAGCCTTCGGTATAAGTAATAAGGTACATCCTGAAAAATGCGCTACAGGAGGTTTGGTTCAATTTACCCTACTAAGCCCATATGAAGAATTCATTAttgaagtatttgaaaaaacacaacaaaaatgcaatgaaCAGATGATATGTCAAGATTAA
- the LOC105231404 gene encoding endothelial lipase, which translates to MQQQRIYLHGLWLISIFFYCSYCSTDAQVAKEVIGLQQPTVEAIQQRNFELLQEALPLGWKAFCEAPVDESVMLLHSGINPCDASIHVMTITNQSIQLPIKAISEVSDFDINPKRKTLVYVNAYYTPDSYFSVQSHLKLLQTTRRDLNIIVVDFARDVLQLYYTVRHHVAVQGHFVAKILNVLMQKGVAPEDVTLAGHSVGANIAALAANIYADQVTNSNVRVGQLVAIDPALMCSPADIYVQANVSSRVIVIHGEGDVFGVREQRGTIDIYPNGIGFFTRRKLQPGCDTRSCSHMYSFVLFMEALIEGVMIPAVKCDSWSHFRKRQCDFSDALAIGLKYPKQSKGVYFCLTQPNPPFTFMEHGIKYQRSLASSAKTNLI; encoded by the exons ATGCAACAGCAACGCATTTATCTACACGGTTTGTGGCTAATAAGCATATTTTTCTATTGCTCATATTGCAGCACAGACGCACAAGTGGCGAAGGAAGTAATTGGGTTACAACAACCAACGGTGGAAGCGATTCAGCAGCGGAACTTCGAGTTGTTGCAGGAAGCATTGCCGCTCGGTTGGAAGGCGTTCT gtgaGGCACCCGTTGATGAGTCTGTCATGCTGCTGCACAGCGGCATAAACCCCTGCGATGCCAGCATACATGTCATGACGATCACTAATCAAAGCATACAGCTGCCCATCAAGGCGATATCCGAGGTCAGCGACTTCGACATCAATCCCAAGCGCAAGACCTTAGTCTATGTGAATGCCTACTACACACCCGACAGCTATTTCAGTGTGCAATCGCATCTAAAGCTATTACAGACGACACGACGTGATCTCAATATTATTGTTGTGGACTTTGCCAGAGATGTGTTGCAATTATATTACACCGTACGTCACCATGTCGCTGTACAGGGTCACTTTGTGGCGAAAATACTAAATGTATTAATGCAAAAGGGCGTTGCACCAGAGGATGTTACCTTGGCGGGTCATTCCGTGGGTGCGAATATAGCGGCGTTGGCAGCGAACATCTATGCCGACCAAGTGACCAACTCTAATGTACGCGTCGGCCAATTGGTGGCCATTGATCCGGCGTTGATGTGCAGTCCAGCTGACATATACGTACAGGCGAATGTCAGCAGTCGCGTGATCGTTATACACGGTGAGGGTGACGTATTTGGTGTGCGCGAACAACGCGGTACCATTGACATCTATCCGAATGGTATCGGCTTCTTTACACGTCGTAAACTACAGCCTGGCTGTGATACGAGGAGCTGCAGTCACATGTACtcgtttgttttgtttatgGAGGCTCTGATCGAGGGCGTAATGATACCGGCGGTGAAATGTGATAGTTGGTCACACTTCCGTAAGCGCCAATGCGATTTCAGTGATGCCCTGGCGATCGGCTTGAAGTATCCCAAACAGTCTAAGGGCGTCTACTTTTGTTTAACGCAACCAAATCCTCCGTTTACTTTTATGGAGCATGGCATAAAGTATCAACGCAGCCTAGCATCCTCAGCTAAAACAAATTTGATCTAA